A section of the Drosophila sechellia strain sech25 chromosome 3L, ASM438219v1, whole genome shotgun sequence genome encodes:
- the LOC6610850 gene encoding uncharacterized protein LOC6610850, which yields MKYLALTLFVCLMAIAFISAVPVDESLIGDNIYQPAFDDVQRPQDPQAIFKLKKLLKLKKLLG from the exons atGAAGTACCTAGCTCTG ACCCTCTTCGTGTGCCTTATGGCCATCGCCTTCATTTCTGCCGTGCCCGTGGATGAGTCCCTGATCGGCGACAATATCTACCAGCCTGCCTTCGACGATGTCCAGCGTCCCCAGGATCCGCAGGCCATCTTCAAGCTGAAGAAGCTGCTCAAGCTGAAGAAGCTCCTGGGTTAG
- the LOC6610849 gene encoding uncharacterized protein LOC6610849 isoform X1, translating to MWPLQSLALFLCLGALQVYSIRLRLEQFYVKSFVPDDIFTEHDIVDYEKINVNLTVQVPFPGKLLMHIFVRKLSDEVGGSNHFDLIRMTNMDLCKVLDSLRNITVEEIPGESLLPSTFVVSCPLVPGFYFVENSVIDSKLVPFRIPDGRYMVLFELIQVYEEVMKLVSCRIKFSIKTPTGYSEPTLFKNTKENKATEKPVEKNEEVSTELTQSKEDSSELSNDYE from the exons ATGTGGCCTCTGCAAAgtttagctttatttttatgtttagGAGCTCTTCAAGTTTACAGT ATCAGACTGCGGCTTGAGCAGTTTTATGTCAAATCTTTTGTACCAGATGATATATTCACGGAGCATGACATCGTCGACTATGAGAAAATCAATGTGAATCTCACAGTTCAAGTTCCCTTTCCTGGCAAACTGCTCATGCACATTTTCGTAAGGAAGCTCTCGGATGAAGTGGGTGGTTCGAACCACTTCGATCTGATTCGCATGACGAACATGGATCTCTGCAAGGTCCTCGATTCACTTCGCAATATCACAGTGGAGGAAATTCCGGGCGAAAGTCTTTTGCCCTCGACTTTTGTTGTCTCATGTCCATTGGTTCCCGGCTTCTATTTTGTGGAGAATAGCGTTATTGATTCCAAACTGGTTCCTTTCCGCATTCCTGATGGCAGATATATGGTACTTTTTGAGCTGATACAAGTCTACGAGGAAGTCATGAAGCTGGTTTCCTGCAGAATCAAGTTTTCCATTAAGACACCAACTGGATACTCGGAACCAACGCTGTTTAAAAATACTAAGGAAAATAAAGCGACTGAGAAGCCAGTAGAGAAAAACGAAGAAGTAAGTACAGAGCTTACTCAGTCGAAAGAGGATAGTTCGGAATTATCAAACGATTACGAATAA
- the LOC6610849 gene encoding uncharacterized protein LOC6610849 isoform X2, with translation MWPLQSLALFLCLGALQVYSIRLRLEQFYVKSFVPDDIFTEHDIVDYEKINVNLTVQVPFPGKLLMHIFVRKLSDEVGGSNHFDLIRMTNMDLCKVLDSLRNITVEEIPGESLLPSTFVVSCPLVPGFYFVENSVIDSKLVPFRIPDGRYMVLFELIQVYEEVMKLVSCRIKFSIKTPTGYSEPTLFKNTKENKATEKPVEKNEETAVYT, from the exons ATGTGGCCTCTGCAAAgtttagctttatttttatgtttagGAGCTCTTCAAGTTTACAGT ATCAGACTGCGGCTTGAGCAGTTTTATGTCAAATCTTTTGTACCAGATGATATATTCACGGAGCATGACATCGTCGACTATGAGAAAATCAATGTGAATCTCACAGTTCAAGTTCCCTTTCCTGGCAAACTGCTCATGCACATTTTCGTAAGGAAGCTCTCGGATGAAGTGGGTGGTTCGAACCACTTCGATCTGATTCGCATGACGAACATGGATCTCTGCAAGGTCCTCGATTCACTTCGCAATATCACAGTGGAGGAAATTCCGGGCGAAAGTCTTTTGCCCTCGACTTTTGTTGTCTCATGTCCATTGGTTCCCGGCTTCTATTTTGTGGAGAATAGCGTTATTGATTCCAAACTGGTTCCTTTCCGCATTCCTGATGGCAGATATATGGTACTTTTTGAGCTGATACAAGTCTACGAGGAAGTCATGAAGCTGGTTTCCTGCAGAATCAAGTTTTCCATTAAGACACCAACTGGATACTCGGAACCAACGCTGTTTAAAAATACTAAGGAAAATAAAGCGACTGAGAAGCCAGTAGAGAAAAACGAAGAA ACTGCAGTTTACACATGA
- the LOC6610851 gene encoding uncharacterized protein LOC6610851, translated as MKFLLMSVFLCLAVCFMVTSAAPREEAIPEGFEGPGSESVNPSDDQSFLLKLKLLKKLLFLG; from the exons ATGAAGTTCTTGCTCATG AGCGTCTTCCTTTGCCTTGCCGTGTGCTTCATGGTCACCAGTGCTGCTCCCCGCGAGGAGGCCATTCCCGAGGGCTTTGAAGGTCCTGGCAGTGAGTCCGTCAACCCATCGGACGACCAATCCTTCCTGCTCAAGCTGAAGCTGCTCAAGAAGCTGCTGTTCCTGGGCTAG